The nucleotide sequence aatGGTAGAAAATTCATTATACTAGCTAGAATTACTTGGATTTgacaagagaaaaaaatattaaaacttataaagtCGTATAACGTCTAAAACAGTTGCTTTTATATTTCGCGAATCGAAAACGTAAAATCTTTTTCTCTGTAGAGTTGTATGGGCAATTCTAGTTGTCCTTGCTTGGTATGGAGTTTCACTGCTCATCATAGCTGCCTGGGACTCCTTCGTGGAGAACCCCATCAGCTTCGGAGTGGAGACGACCTACGTGGACTGGGAGACCAGGCTGCCTGCTGTGGCGGTGTGCGAACTGCTCAATGTTGATAAGGTGTACGAAGTCGCTGACACGTTAGTACCATTATAGGCTTCCTTATCTacctttgtttgtttgtttgtaatatctttattgcatagaaatttacacagtaacaagaaaatagttcataattataaaataaacaaatcacttgcaatggcgggcTTATTTGGAAtcataaaagaaataacataGGAAAACCTCTCAATAAATAGTCTGACTtactataaatatctattgcaCTCAGTCAAAATCTAGAGAACTTATATCAGGCAGTCCTCCGCCACTCGTACTAACGCTAGAAATGATCACTTAATTCGATCAAATTTTGACAcctatgtttataatttcttaaagGTTCAGTAGGAGATAATGCTTTTAAGTTAACtcaattaaatcattataaaGTTCGCACTTGTTGAAGCTTAAGGACTAAGTGAAGttttaatacattaatatTGGTAAAGTTGTTAGTAAGATGTATGTACAATAGATTCATATCTACTGTTTTAGGATCTGGCCACCCGGCCACCTTCTAGATTTAGAAGATGCTCTGAAAGAAATAGCGTTTTACCGAGGAATAAGCTACACTTTAGTTGAAGTATGTCATCACGCAAAGAATCCGAACAAACTGTGTCCGATGGAAAACTACACTTATTACGCTGACTTGATTCGAAGTGACTGTCCGCAGATTATAAGAAACTGTTCGTACAATGGGAATATGTTTGACTGTTGCGAGTACTTCCAGCCCATAGATACTGATATTGGCACATGCtttattctcaattctatacaaACAAAGTAAGTTACAAGTCTATTTGTGAGTAGCCTTCTAATAAAGTGGGGACCAGTAAATAGACGGCTCAGAGTTAGGAAAAAAAGacaatatatgaaaaattttatacgtTTCAGGGAGCCAAATCCATATCCAATGGTTTGCAACAGAACCCATAAAACAGGAATTATCaagtttgaaattttattagcaGCGGCGGTAAGCAGTATGAAGTACacttgatattaaaattttcgatATTTACACGATCTGACATTTGCATATATTTTCTAtcgtaatatttacataatttgtaGGTTTATACCATAGGAGAAGATGAAATACCTAGCATTACTACTCTACAATCCGCTACTTTTAAAGTTCAGACGAAGCATACTTACAGGTTTGTTTAGTATAAATCTAATCATTCACTCAAGTCCATAAGCGTTTAGTCCCAAACCGCACGCatacatcacgtcttcatGCCTAACAGGGTAGGTAGAGCCAACTGGATcttaatagaattaagatacaACTGGCTAGCTACCTTTGATAgtaaaaattccaagttttaCACTGGCTTCCCCTTAATTTTTacctattacaaaaatttcatAGAAATATTGTTGTAACTGTACCTCATCTTTGAAGAAAATAGCTTAAAACGCAAGCGGTAAATTGGTCTTATGTTAAAAGAGAGACTTACAGTTACTAActgtatttataacaaatttgaCAATCTTACAACATTTCCTTTTGTCAGCTAATGACATCGACTGGTACctatttatatcatttataggtattttaaatcaaGTAACCTTTCAGTCGGCGAATTACAGTCCGTAACATTGAAAATGACCCACTGGTGTCATCAGAAACATCAGTGGAGCAGCGGGCTTGCCATACCCGCGACGAAAACGAAGGAGGACTCTACCCTCATTACTCTTACAGCGCCTGCACAATTAAGTGTCGAAAGCAAGCCCAAATAGACACTTGTGGATGTAACGACCACTTCATGGTTGGCACTTGTAAGTACAACGaggatatcataaaaaaaaaactatgttgACTGTTAAGTACACTGATATCTTATTTTCACGCGTTGGTTGTAAATGCCGAggaaatttattctatttatttaatttttaaactatcggtaagaaaaagttacataattaagtataaactGTAGGTTGTTATACACTTAAGTAAAGAAGTACGTCTATCAATATACCAGTCAATCCAGTCCATAAGGCAAGCGGTACCTACGTCTTTTATTTCACGATTCCTTCCCAATTAAGTATCACTAAACTCTAATAAAACACTACAAAACCAATTTATTGACGACCATTGAATTACAGACTTCCAAAGTAGCTAATTGCTGTAATTActgatattttgtaaaaacctATCTATCTCTTTTACCACTTTGTAGCAGAAGCTGAACTGTGCAACATTACCGGCATGGCCTGCCTCCACTCCAGGGCTACACACCTCACCACACTAAAACCCAATTGGGCCACACGACCTGGAATGGCTTGTAACTGTTTACCATCATGCCATGAAGCTGAGATTACTGTCATTAAGGACGTCATAAGAACGTGAGTGTACCAGTATCTactatattttctaatatattATCAAATGCCCTATAGCTTGATAAGAGATGGATTCAAATAATTAGATACATGCATGTGAGGAACTTCGTGTCGTGAGTGTAGGTCATcatgtaataatattgattcCGCTTGCCTCTCCGGAAAAGATGCGTGGCTTTAAAATTCAAACTgtgtataaatattgaaaagaaaattttattcattttacagAAACCGtactttaaagaaaaaagcagAAGTAGAAATCGTGCTCGCATATTTACCATCGGAAAGATTTAAACGCAGAGTTGTAAGAAGCCACCTTGATTTAGTGGGTAAGTTGGTATAACTTTGTAAGTCCTAAAAACATGAGTAAGTAAGTACCAACTT is from Amyelois transitella isolate CPQ chromosome 13, ilAmyTran1.1, whole genome shotgun sequence and encodes:
- the LOC106132049 gene encoding sodium channel protein Nach-like, encoding MPHACRSLLKDYCSNCTIAGVHFIADDTKHWVERVVWAILVVLAWYGVSLLIIAAWDSFVENPISFGVETTYVDWETRLPAVAVCELLNVDKVYEVADTIWPPGHLLDLEDALKEIAFYRGISYTLVEVCHHAKNPNKLCPMENYTYYADLIRSDCPQIIRNCSYNGNMFDCCEYFQPIDTDIGTCFILNSIQTKEPNPYPMVCNRTHKTGIIKFEILLAAAVYTIGEDEIPSITTLQSATFKVQTKHTYSRRITVRNIENDPLVSSETSVEQRACHTRDENEGGLYPHYSYSACTIKCRKQAQIDTCGCNDHFMVGTSEAELCNITGMACLHSRATHLTTLKPNWATRPGMACNCLPSCHEAEITVIKDVIRTNRTLKKKAEVEIVLAYLPSERFKRRVVRSHLDLVVSVGGTTGLFVGASILSFVELIFYFSVRFVNNIWLDRRNYVKKRKKVKIILSDRVNDNAINVMNNSQKVGPLVKI